TAGAAGCGGGAATGGCGGTCAGAATAGATGCGGCTGGAAATCTCATCGGTCGTTATCCGGGTAAAAATAATACTGCTCCAGTTTTGGCGACAGGCTCCCATCTCGATACTGTGCCCACGGGAGGACGCTACGATGGCGTGTTAGGGGTATTAGCAGGTATTGAAGTCGCACAAACTTTAAAAGAAAACGGTCTACAACTGCACCATCCCTTAGAAGTGATTGTATTTACCGATGAAGAAAGTACAATGATCGGGTGTCAGGCGATGGCGGGAACGGTATTACTCGATACCCCAAACCGTTATCAACCTAAGACGGGAGAGTCGATTCAATGCTGTTTAGAACGGTTGGGGGGAAGTTGGGAACAATTGCGAACAGCAACACGCTCACGGGCGGATATGGCGGCGTTTGTGGAACTCCACGTTGAACAGGGAGCGATATTAGAACGAAATGGGGTTTCTATTGGTATTGTACAAGGAGTTGTGGGAATGCAGCGCCAAAAAATCACGATTATTGGACAAGCTAACCACGCCGGAACAACACCAATGGAAATGCGCCAGGATGCGTTAATAGCGGCGGCAGAATTAATTTTAGGGGTGCGAAAAATTGCGTTAAAAATGCCATCTCAACCCGTCGCAACGGTCGGATATATTAATGTATTACCGAATGCGGTTAATATTATCCCCGGACAGGTAGAACTTTCTGTAGATATGCGAGATTTATCTCAGAATTGTTTAGAAGAAATGTTAGCACTATTGCAAGATAAAATCATAGCGATCGCAGATTCAACAAATACTCAAATTTTGATCCAACCTTTACTTACCGTTAAACCCTCCTTAGCTGATCCTGAAATTCAACAAAGTATGAAATCTGTTTGTCAGCAATTAGAATTGAGCTATTTATCTCTCCCCAGTCGTGCCGGACATGATGCCTTAGAAATGGGAAGAATTACCGATATGGGGATGATTTTTGTTCCCTCTCAAGGGGGAATTAGTCATTCTGAAGCCGAATATACTTCCCCCGAACATTGTACCCAAGGGGCAAATGTCTTGTTACAAACTTTATTGTTATTAGATCAAAGCCGTTAAACAATATTAGATTTTGAAATAATCATAGAATTAGGATATAATGCCCTCGGTTATTATTATAAGTCATAATTATGAACAATCATCAACCCCTGTCTTTACCTAAAATGGGATGTGGAACTTGGGCCTGGGGAAATCGCCTATTATGGGGTTATGATCCCAGTATGGATGCACAATTACAACAAGTATTTAATCGGTGTGTCAGTCAGGGTGTAACGTTATTTGATACGGGAGATTCCTATGGGACAGGTAAATTAAACGGACGCAGTGAATCACTTTTAGGACAGTTTTCTCAACAATATCAAGGAATTAATCAAGACCAGATTTGTATCGCCACAAAATTAGCCCCCTATCCCTGGAGATTAACTCGCAAATCGATGATTAATGCCTGTGAAAATTCAGCTAAACGATTAGGAAAAAATGTTGATTTAGTTCAGATGCACTGGTCTACAGCTAATTACGCACCTTGGCAAGAATGGAATTTATTAGAGGGTTTAGGAGATTTATATGAACAGGGATTAGTTAAGGGAGTGGGGTTATCAAATTATGGGCCGAAACGGTTAAAAAAAGTGTATCAAAAATTAGCAGATCGAGGAATTCCGATTTCAACTTTACAGGTACAATATTCTTTATTATCAACTTATCCCGTAACCGAATTAGGGTTAAAACAGGTTTGTGATGAATTAGGAATTCAATTAATTGCCTATAGTCCGTTGGGGTTGGGATTATTAACGGGAAAATTCTCGGAAAATACTCCTTTACCTAAAGGCATTCGGGGAGGATTATTTAAAAAATTATTACCTGGAATTCAACCAATTTTAGGTTGTTTGAAAGAGATTGCTGAATTTCGGTCTAAAACCTTAACACAAGTTGCTTTAAATTGGTGTATTTGTAAAGGTACAATTCCAATTCCTGGGGCAAAAAACCTAGAGCAAGCGCAAGACAATTTAGGGGCGTTAGGGTGGTATTTGGACTCAGGAGAAGTGGCAGGGTTAGATAATGCTGTGATGCGTTCTAATCAACAAATGGTACAGAATATTTTTCAGACTTCTTAGTGTTTCTAAATTTTTTATTAATTCAATGATAATGATATTCTGTCAAAAAAAATGGAAACATATAGCACTAGCAATCAAACCATCTCGTAGGGGCGGGTTCTGCAATAATATTAAAATCCCACCCTTAACCTACCTAAACCCGCCCCTGACCCATTAAACTTAAAAAATCTGCCGCATTCACAATTTCAATTCCTTGATAATTTTTTAAAGGAAGTAAATGTTTCTTATCTCCAGTTACGATATAATTTGCCTGACCAATAACTGCACATTCTAACACCATATTATCATCAGGATCAGTAATAATTACATTAAGAGTATTAGAAATGATAGCCAACTCTGAACAGTTAGCTATCATTTCAACTTCTGACTCAACTTTTTCTAATGAATAGCGAAATTTAAACTGTAGTTTTTCTCGAAACTCATCCAGAATTTCTTGACAAGTTACAGATTGAATTTGACCTAAATGAGCAAGTCGCAAACACTGATAGGGACTACCTCGTTGCGAGAGAACAGTTGCAATCAGAATATTAGTATCAAACACAACTCTTATTGACACTTTCTATCCTCATGCACAATATCATTAATAAAATCTAATCGTTCTTCATCATTCATATTATCCCAATCTTTCCCCCTTTTCCAAGCTAAAAGTCGCCCATGTTCTTCTCCCTGTTTCGTAAACTGATCGAGGGAACCCCAACGAGACTCGATTAAAAATCCGACTAATTCCGCTTGACAATCAGAAGGAAGTTGCTTGACTAAATCTAGGACTTGTTCATAAGTTAACGTTAAGGTTGATGTTGACAATGGTTTTACCTCCAGTCTTGAATCTTGCGATCGCTTTTCTATTATAACTTGAAATCTCAACTGACTGATTAATTGTTATCTAACAGACCAATCCTCTGATGATAATCGCCTATGGTATTATAAACTAAAGATTAAACTAACCCTATATGAATCAATTTATCAACCTACAATACCATTAATTTGTAAGGGCGGGTTCCGTAGGGTTTTTGACATCCTACCGTTAATCTTTGTAAACCCACTCCCAACCCATTAAATCAACTTCTCTTAATTATTGATCTTTTTCTATGTCAAGTGTATTCAATATTGTTTCCCGTCAATGCTTTTAACAGGATGCGTTTATTCAACTAAAACAACAGATAAATTGTTTTAGTGTCTATTTTAAGCTAAAATCCTCCTCTACAATAAGATTAACTTATGTTTTATACAATCTAAGCCAGCTAAAATAATGAATGATAAGCTAAACTTGATCATTGTATTTAAGAAAAAATTAAAACTTAACACCATAAAGTAGTGACAGATTGCAAAAAAGCTGTTATCTTTATAGACAAGAACAGTGTTAACACGACTTCTTCATTGACTAGGCTCTATTCTAAGTCACTCTAACCCTAGGGTGATGTTTAATCTAGCTTATTGCCTTTCAGGACAAGCTAGATCCCTTGTGTTCAATGATTTAACTACTACAAAACCTATTTTGTAAGTAGCAACCTATTGTTTTAAAGGCAGGTTGTTAGGAGGTTTTATGTCTCAATTTTCAAACGGTTATTCTCGCAGAAAATTTTTAATTACCGCCGGAGTTTCAGCCGCTAGTACCCTCTTTTTAAAAGGATGTTTAGGCAACCCACCCGAACCCACCGCTAACGCTGGAAATTCACCTAGTACAGTTGTTCCTGTGGCAAATATTAGCCCAGAACAAGCTCCAGAAGTCACAAAAATTAAACTCGGTTTTATTCCCATTGTGGAATCTGCCCCATTAATTATTGCTAAAGAAAAAGGCTTTTTTGCTAAGTATGGAATGAGCGATGTTGAAGTCTCCAAACAAGCAAATTGGGCTTCAGCACGGGATAACGTAACCATTGGGTCAAGTGGGGGCGGAATTGATGGCGGACAGTGGCAAATGCCCATGCCTCATTTAATGACAGAAGGCATTATTACCGGGGGCAAAAAAGTTCCCATGTATGTCTTAGCCCAGCTTAATACAAATGGTAATGGGGTGGCAGTTGCTAACCTTCATACGGGTAAAAATGTCGGGCTAAATCTGCAATCTGCGGCAGAATATATTCGCAGTTTTCCAAGTACCAATGGACGTAAATTTAAAGCGGCTCATACCTTCCCCAATGTGAATCAAGATTTTTGGATTCGTTATTGGTTCGCAGCAGGTGGAATAGACCCCGATATTGATATTGATTTGATTGCAGTTCCTCCCGCAGAAACGGTTCAGGGAATGCGGAATGGAACGATGGATGCCTTTAGTACAGGCGACCCTTGGCCCTATCGAATTGTTGCTGATAATATCGGTTATATGGCTTGTATTAGTAATGAAATATGGCCCTATCATCCTGAAGAATATTTAGCCATTCGTGCCGACTGGGTTGATCAACATCCCAAGGCAACAAAAGCTGTATTAAAAGGCTTAATGGAAGCCCAACAATGGTGTGATAAACCGGAAAATCGAGCCGAATTAATAGCGATTGTTTCTGGACGAAATTATTTTAATATTCCCAAAGATGTGATCACTCCTCCCTATCAAGGAAACTATCAGATGGGAGACGGAAAACCCGCCATTCAAGACTTTAATAAAGGCCCCTTGTATTGGAAAGATCCCATTGGCAGTGTTTCCTATCCCTATAAAAGCCATGATTTATGGTTTTTAACTGAAAGCATTCGTTGGGGTTTCCATAAGGGTCAAATTCAAGATATTGCCCAAGCTAAAGCCTTAGTTGATAAGGTAAATCGTGAGGATATTTGGCGGGAAGCGGCTCAAGAAGCGGGATTTACGGCTGATATTCCCACTTCAACTTCACGAGGGGTTGAAAAATTCTTTGATGGCATTACCTTTGATCCCGCAAATCCTGAAGCTTATCTTCAAAGTTTAACCATCAAAAAAGTATAGTGATAACCTCAGAATTAAGAATAAAGCTATAGGAATTATAGATAATTCTTAATTCTTGAAAACCAAATTTTCCCCATTCTTATTGTAGACAGAAAAAACTTTCAAGGAGTTGTAACAAAATGACAAGTACCGCCAAAAGAAGAACGAGTGGAAATAGCTTTGTTGACAATTTGGGTGAATATTGGAAAAAGAACTCTCAAAATATTATTCTTCCCTTAATAGGAACCCTGGGTTTTTTAATAGTTTGGCAACTTTTATATCTATCAGGAATTACCCGTTTACCAGGGCCATTAAGTGTAGTTACTAATGAACAAACCCGCATTTTATTAATGTATCCCTTCTATGACCGAGGAGGTTTAGATAAAGGCTTATTCTGGCAAACCTTAGCCAGTTTAGGACGGGTGGCTCAAGGCTATTCAATTGCTGCCATTGTTGGCATTAGCGTCGGTATTTTAGTCGGAACAAACCCCATATTAGATAAAGCCTTAGATCCCTTATTTCAATTCTTACGCATGGTTGCACCTTTAGCCTGGGTTCCCATTGCCTTAGTTGCCTTTCAACAAAACCAACCCGCCGCGATTTTCGTGATTTTCATTACTTCCGTTTGGCCGATTTTAATCAACACCAAAGAAGGCGTTAAACAAATTCCTGATGATTACAATAACGTTGCCCGTGTGTTGCAACTCTCTCGCAAAGAATATTACTTAAATATTCTGTTTCCCTCTGCTTTACCTTACATTTTCACGGGATTAAGAATTGCCGTTGGTTTAGCTTGGTTAGCGATTATTGCTGCTGAAATCGTGATGTCTGGTATCGTCGGAATTGGTTTCTTTATCTGGGATGCTTACCAACAAAACTATATCAGCGACATTCTTTTAGCCGTCGTTTATATCGGTGCAGTTGGTTTAATTTTAGACCGAGGAATTGGTTACATTCAACAATTAATTGTTCCCGGTGAAAGAAAGTAAACCCGTAGGGGCGGGGTTCCCCCGCCCAACCCCCACACACCATCCCCAAATCATTACTAAGGAGTTAAAATCATGGCAAAACCATTAATTGAAGTTGAACAAATTGATAAAGTCTTTCCTTTAGCCGGAGGCGGTCAATATATAGCCCTCAAAGGCATTGATTTACAAATCAAAAAAGGTGAATTTGTTTCCTTAATTGGACACTCAGGGTGCGGAAAATCCACCTTATTAAATATGGTAGCCGGGTTAGATTTACCCTCAGAAGGAATTGTCACCATTGAAGGACAAAAAATAACCAAACCAGGGCCAGATCGGATGGTGGTGTTTCAAAACTATTCCTTATTACCCTGGCGAACAGTCCGAGAAAATATTGCTTTAGCGGTTGATTCTGTCATGAAAGGATTACCGTTAGGAGAACGAAAAACTATCATTGAAAGTCATATTGATATGGTAGGATTACGTCATGCTGTTGATAAATATCCCGCCCAATTATCCGGGGGAATGAAACAACGAGTTGCGATCGCTCGTGCCCTAGCTTTACGCCCGAAATTACTATTATTAGATGAACCCTTTGGAGCCTTAGATGCCTTAACACGGGGGAATCTTCAAGAACAATTAATGAAGATTTGCCAAGATAATCAAATCAGTGCCTTAATGGTGACTCACGATGTCGATGAAGCAGTTTTATTATCCGACAGAATTGTGATGTTAACCAACGGCCCCGAATCACAAATTGGGCAAATTTTAGAAGTAGATATTCCTCGTCCCCGCCAACGGATGCAAGTGGTAGAACACCCCAGTTACTATCGCTTACGGAGTGAAATGATTTATTTCCTCAATCAACAAAAACTAATCAAAAAAATGCGGGCGAAAAAGAATAAAGTTATTGCCCGTCATGGCCTAGAAAAAATTAATTTAGAACTCGGTTTTGTTCCCCTCACTGCCTGTGCCCCCATCGCCGTTGCTAAAGAACTGGGATTTTTTGAAAAACATGGTTTAGATGAAGTCCATCTGGTGCGAGAAAGCAGTTGGCGTGGCATTAGCGATGGCATTGCAGGAGGCTATTTAGACGCGGCTCAGATGCCCTCTGGGATGCCTCTGTGGATGACATTGGGGGGGGATGACACCAAACCCGTAACGGTGATTACATCGCTTACTATGACCCGCAACGGCAACGCCATTACCCTCGCCCGTCGCTTCTATGACCAAGGAATTTACAGCCTAGCCGACTTCAAACGGATGTTGCTGTCTTACCCAGAACAACAGCATCGCATGGGGGTTGTCCATCCCAGTTCCATGCACAACCTGTTACTGCGGTATTGGTTAGCCTCCGGGGGGATAGACCCTGACCATGATGTCGAACTGTTGACCATTCCGCCTGCCCAAATGGTGGTGGACTTACAAGCTGGCACTATTGATGGGTTCTGTGTTGGCGAACCTTGGAACCTGCGGGCGATGATGGAGGACGTCGGGTTTACGGTGGCGACGGACTTAGAAATTTGGCCGGGACACCCTGGAAAAGTCTTAGGGGTGCGGGAAGACTGGGCCGCAGCTTACCCCAATACCCATATTGCCTTAGTGAAATCGTTGTTAGAGGCGTCCGCCTATTGTGCTGACCCCGAAAATGCTAATGAAATTCGGGAAATTTTGGCCCAACGTACCTATCTGGGCACTCGCGCCGAATATATTCAGTTGGCTGATCCGAATGATACCGCGTGCAACCTGGATCAACCGATGCGTCAATATGCCCATCATCAATTTTTTGGTGAAGGCGTCAACCGTCCTAGTCGCACTGAACAACTTTGGCATATTGTTCAAATGGCACGTTGGGGGCATACTCCCTTCCCCCGCAACTGGGTAGAAATTTTAGAACGCTTATGTGCGGTGGGCGCTTTTAGTACCGCCGCCCGTGAATTAGGACTTTCTGAAATTAGTTATAGTCGGGGCACTATTCAATTATTTGATGGCACAAAATTTGATACTGAAGATCCCATTGGTTATCTCAATAGTTTGAAAATTAAACGGGATTTTACTGTGACAGAAGTTGTCTTAGATACGCCTCGCTTGAAAGTGGCTTGACTTCAGAAACCGGGTTTCGAGCTTCGATTTTTGAGTTCTTCAGAAACCGGGTTTCTCCCTTGATTTTTGCTAATGAGTAAAAATTTTTGCTAAGAAACCCGGTTTCTATATCTTGAAGTTAAAACTATCGTGAAATTTAAAATTCAGGAAAAATAACCATGACTACAACTAAAACTTCTGCGTCTACCTTTGGTAAAAAATTTACTAAAACATCAAAAATAAAAAATCAGCCTTATTTAGTGTTTGATCACGTTTCTAAGGTTTATCCGACTCCTAAAGGGCCGTACACGGTTTTAAAAGATGTTAATCTCACGATTAATGAAGGAGAATTTATTTGTGTGATTGGACATTCTGGGTGTGGAAAATCGACGTTATTAAATATGGTTTCGGGGTTTAATATTCCTTCTGATGGTAAGGTAACATTACGCTCAAAACCGATTTTAAAACCTGGCCCCGACCGCATGGTAGTGTTTCAAAACTATGCCTTATTACCTTGGCGAACGGTATTTGAAAATGTTTATTTAGCGGTTAATGCCGTTCATCCGAATAAATCTCAAGTCGAAAAAAATGCTATTGTTCGAGATCATTTAGCGATGGTAGGCTTATCAGAAGCCGCTGAGAAAAAACCGCCTCAAATTTCAGGGGGGATGAAACAACGGGCGGCGATCGCACGGGCTTTAGCCATTCGTCCTGAAGTGTTAATTTTAGATGAACCTTTTGGGGCGTTGGATGCAATTACCAAGGAAGAATTGCAGGAAGAATTGTTAAAAATTTGGAATGATCATCGCTGTACGGTGTTAATGATTACCCATGATATTGATGAGGCATTATTCCTAGCAGATCGGTTAGTGATGATGACAAATGGCCCCTCAGCAACCATTGGAGAAATTTTAGAAATTCCCTTTGAACGTCCGCGCGATCGCACTCAAATTATGGAAGATCCCGAATATTATAACCTCAGAAATTATGCCCTCGATTTCCTCTATCGTCGGTTTGCCCATGATGATGAATAAATAATTGTTGACACACCCTAAAACCCCGGTTTCTTGAAGAAACCGGGGTTTTAATTAGGGAAATTTCAAGCAGTTAAGGGCGAGAAAACCTCGCCCCTACAGGTTATTTTTAGATGAAGTAAAATGTCATTTGCTTTTCTAAAGCTAACGGATTTTATCCCATTTTAACTAAATCTCCCTGATGATTTCCGAGCAAAGTTCCACTCTGTAAAGCCAGGGTTCCTAATAAGGGAACATGATTACTATTTTCTAATAAAAATTGTAAAAAAGTCTCGGCAATAATAGACAGTTGTTTTCCTTCTAAATGAGTGACATACCAGCGCAGATGAATCGGAAAATGTTGTACATCTAAAATGGTTAATTCTCCCATTAACTGTTCTGCAATCAGGGTATGTTGAGATAAAACCGAAATTCCTAAACCTCCGGCGATCGCTTGTTTAATCGCTTCATTACTGCCTAATTCTAACCGCACTTTCACCGCAACTTTATAACGTTCAAATAGTTTTTGAACCGAGAGTCGTGTTCCTGAACCTTGTTCTCGCATAATAAAAGGTTCTCCCGCTAAAGATTTAATCGGAATATTTTTTTCTCCCGCTAAAGGATGATCTTGTCGCGCCACAACGACTAAAGGATTATCTAAAAATGGTTGAGTAGATAACGCCAGATCTTCAGGCGGTTGACTGAGAATATATAAATCATCTTGATTATCGTGCATTCGTTGAATTAAGGTGGCATGATTAGTCACCTGTAAAGCAATATCAATCCCTGGATATTGTTGACAAAAATGCCCTAAGACTCTGGGGACAAAATATTTAGCCGTTGAAACAACTCCTAACCGTAACCGTCCTTGTTTTGTACCTTTTAATGCTGCAATTTGCATTTCTAAATTATCTAACTGTTCAAAAATATTCTGACAAGTAGATAACAACGCTTCTCCCGCTTCAGTCAGATACAGTTGCTTGCCAATTTGTTCAAATAACGGTAAACCGATGGTTTGAGTTAGTTGTTTAACTTGGGTTGAAACCGTTGGCTGTGTAATCATCATTTCTTCGGCGGCTTTAGTAAAGCTACTATGACGCGCCACCGCCTCGAATACTTTCAGTTGATGTAAGGTTGCCTGCATCAAGATTCTATCCCTCCTTAAGTCCTTATGGTTATGAAATCAAAAGCTGTGCAACGTTGCCTGTTGTTTATATTATAGATATAAATCAATAATTTTATCGTTTTCTATAATACTAAGGCAATATAACTAAAATTTATCTACACAGGTTCGGGGTGATAATTGCAGAAAACCCTTGCACAGTCGGGATTTTGAGGAAATTGATCTTAAATCGATCAGATTAATGACTTTATAAATTATAACTTCCTGTGTCATTGTCAGCATTGTTTTTTTATTCAATATTTCTAGCCACTAACTCCTTAATGCTCAGATTCCGTAAATTCCCTTCTGGTTGCGCTTCCTAGCGATTCCAGATTTCAGGATAAAATTTTTTCAATTAGAACTTGCGATCGCTGTTTCGATAATGATAAGCTTCACAATAGATAAAAATCAATAGTCCATGTTTTAACAATAGTCAAAAAACAATAACAGGAGTCCAACATTTCTCTATGCAAGTGTTCAACCAAATCAAGTTTGATAATCTACGGGGGGATCTATTTGGGGGACTGACCGCCGCCATTGTCTCTCTACCCCTTGCTTTAGCCTTCGGGGTCGCTTCAGGTGTTGGCCCCGTTGCCGGTCTTTACGGTGCAGTCTGTATAGGCTTTTTCGCGGCTTTATTCGGAGGGACACCCACATTAATCTCCGAACCCACGGGGCCGATGACGGTAGTAATGACCACGATTGTCGCCAGTTTTATGGCAAAAGACCCCG
The nucleotide sequence above comes from Planktothrix serta PCC 8927. Encoded proteins:
- a CDS encoding Zn-dependent hydrolase is translated as MAVITKLRINSDRLHNRINHLAEIGQQPSGSICRLAFTPEDLQARQPVKQWMLEAGMAVRIDAAGNLIGRYPGKNNTAPVLATGSHLDTVPTGGRYDGVLGVLAGIEVAQTLKENGLQLHHPLEVIVFTDEESTMIGCQAMAGTVLLDTPNRYQPKTGESIQCCLERLGGSWEQLRTATRSRADMAAFVELHVEQGAILERNGVSIGIVQGVVGMQRQKITIIGQANHAGTTPMEMRQDALIAAAELILGVRKIALKMPSQPVATVGYINVLPNAVNIIPGQVELSVDMRDLSQNCLEEMLALLQDKIIAIADSTNTQILIQPLLTVKPSLADPEIQQSMKSVCQQLELSYLSLPSRAGHDALEMGRITDMGMIFVPSQGGISHSEAEYTSPEHCTQGANVLLQTLLLLDQSR
- a CDS encoding aldo/keto reductase, with the translated sequence MNNHQPLSLPKMGCGTWAWGNRLLWGYDPSMDAQLQQVFNRCVSQGVTLFDTGDSYGTGKLNGRSESLLGQFSQQYQGINQDQICIATKLAPYPWRLTRKSMINACENSAKRLGKNVDLVQMHWSTANYAPWQEWNLLEGLGDLYEQGLVKGVGLSNYGPKRLKKVYQKLADRGIPISTLQVQYSLLSTYPVTELGLKQVCDELGIQLIAYSPLGLGLLTGKFSENTPLPKGIRGGLFKKLLPGIQPILGCLKEIAEFRSKTLTQVALNWCICKGTIPIPGAKNLEQAQDNLGALGWYLDSGEVAGLDNAVMRSNQQMVQNIFQTS
- a CDS encoding putative toxin-antitoxin system toxin component, PIN family; this encodes MSIRVVFDTNILIATVLSQRGSPYQCLRLAHLGQIQSVTCQEILDEFREKLQFKFRYSLEKVESEVEMIANCSELAIISNTLNVIITDPDDNMVLECAVIGQANYIVTGDKKHLLPLKNYQGIEIVNAADFLSLMGQGRV
- a CDS encoding CmpA/NrtA family ABC transporter substrate-binding protein, which produces MSQFSNGYSRRKFLITAGVSAASTLFLKGCLGNPPEPTANAGNSPSTVVPVANISPEQAPEVTKIKLGFIPIVESAPLIIAKEKGFFAKYGMSDVEVSKQANWASARDNVTIGSSGGGIDGGQWQMPMPHLMTEGIITGGKKVPMYVLAQLNTNGNGVAVANLHTGKNVGLNLQSAAEYIRSFPSTNGRKFKAAHTFPNVNQDFWIRYWFAAGGIDPDIDIDLIAVPPAETVQGMRNGTMDAFSTGDPWPYRIVADNIGYMACISNEIWPYHPEEYLAIRADWVDQHPKATKAVLKGLMEAQQWCDKPENRAELIAIVSGRNYFNIPKDVITPPYQGNYQMGDGKPAIQDFNKGPLYWKDPIGSVSYPYKSHDLWFLTESIRWGFHKGQIQDIAQAKALVDKVNREDIWREAAQEAGFTADIPTSTSRGVEKFFDGITFDPANPEAYLQSLTIKKV
- the ntrB gene encoding nitrate ABC transporter permease, whose protein sequence is MTSTAKRRTSGNSFVDNLGEYWKKNSQNIILPLIGTLGFLIVWQLLYLSGITRLPGPLSVVTNEQTRILLMYPFYDRGGLDKGLFWQTLASLGRVAQGYSIAAIVGISVGILVGTNPILDKALDPLFQFLRMVAPLAWVPIALVAFQQNQPAAIFVIFITSVWPILINTKEGVKQIPDDYNNVARVLQLSRKEYYLNILFPSALPYIFTGLRIAVGLAWLAIIAAEIVMSGIVGIGFFIWDAYQQNYISDILLAVVYIGAVGLILDRGIGYIQQLIVPGERK
- a CDS encoding ABC transporter ATP-binding/substrate-binding protein (This model describes the ATP binding subunits of ATP-binding cassette (ABC) transporters for nitrate transport, or for bicarbonate transport, in bacteria and archaea.) — translated: MAKPLIEVEQIDKVFPLAGGGQYIALKGIDLQIKKGEFVSLIGHSGCGKSTLLNMVAGLDLPSEGIVTIEGQKITKPGPDRMVVFQNYSLLPWRTVRENIALAVDSVMKGLPLGERKTIIESHIDMVGLRHAVDKYPAQLSGGMKQRVAIARALALRPKLLLLDEPFGALDALTRGNLQEQLMKICQDNQISALMVTHDVDEAVLLSDRIVMLTNGPESQIGQILEVDIPRPRQRMQVVEHPSYYRLRSEMIYFLNQQKLIKKMRAKKNKVIARHGLEKINLELGFVPLTACAPIAVAKELGFFEKHGLDEVHLVRESSWRGISDGIAGGYLDAAQMPSGMPLWMTLGGDDTKPVTVITSLTMTRNGNAITLARRFYDQGIYSLADFKRMLLSYPEQQHRMGVVHPSSMHNLLLRYWLASGGIDPDHDVELLTIPPAQMVVDLQAGTIDGFCVGEPWNLRAMMEDVGFTVATDLEIWPGHPGKVLGVREDWAAAYPNTHIALVKSLLEASAYCADPENANEIREILAQRTYLGTRAEYIQLADPNDTACNLDQPMRQYAHHQFFGEGVNRPSRTEQLWHIVQMARWGHTPFPRNWVEILERLCAVGAFSTAARELGLSEISYSRGTIQLFDGTKFDTEDPIGYLNSLKIKRDFTVTEVVLDTPRLKVA
- a CDS encoding nitrate ABC transporter ATP-binding protein (This model describes the ATP binding subunits of ATP-binding cassette (ABC) transporters for nitrate transport, or for bicarbonate transport, in bacteria and archaea.) translates to MTTTKTSASTFGKKFTKTSKIKNQPYLVFDHVSKVYPTPKGPYTVLKDVNLTINEGEFICVIGHSGCGKSTLLNMVSGFNIPSDGKVTLRSKPILKPGPDRMVVFQNYALLPWRTVFENVYLAVNAVHPNKSQVEKNAIVRDHLAMVGLSEAAEKKPPQISGGMKQRAAIARALAIRPEVLILDEPFGALDAITKEELQEELLKIWNDHRCTVLMITHDIDEALFLADRLVMMTNGPSATIGEILEIPFERPRDRTQIMEDPEYYNLRNYALDFLYRRFAHDDE
- a CDS encoding LysR family transcriptional regulator; this encodes MMQATLHQLKVFEAVARHSSFTKAAEEMMITQPTVSTQVKQLTQTIGLPLFEQIGKQLYLTEAGEALLSTCQNIFEQLDNLEMQIAALKGTKQGRLRLGVVSTAKYFVPRVLGHFCQQYPGIDIALQVTNHATLIQRMHDNQDDLYILSQPPEDLALSTQPFLDNPLVVVARQDHPLAGEKNIPIKSLAGEPFIMREQGSGTRLSVQKLFERYKVAVKVRLELGSNEAIKQAIAGGLGISVLSQHTLIAEQLMGELTILDVQHFPIHLRWYVTHLEGKQLSIIAETFLQFLLENSNHVPLLGTLALQSGTLLGNHQGDLVKMG